In Myxococcus stipitatus, the following are encoded in one genomic region:
- a CDS encoding IS3 family transposase (programmed frameshift) translates to MTEAKKPRRPRRSYTEEFKAGAVRLVLEEGKTTSQVARDLDLTLSALRMWVDQARADKGQGKPGALTSAERQELTKLRKQVRELEMERTLLKKLGGLHREGERVKFEFIRAEQAHFSVSWLCRMLEVSRSGFYAWSRRPKSARQREDSRLKVLVYEAHQKGRCTYGSPRIHRALHNQGVRVGRNRVIRLMREEKLVGRMRRRYRGTTMSDHQQPVAGNLLDRRFTAHRANERWVGDTTELSIPGGRLFLAAIIDLYSRFVVGWALSAVNDRHLTLKALDMALRRRCPAAGLLHHTDQGSTYASEDYQRVLERHGIVCSMSRRGNCYDNAAMESWFSTLKNELGEVFESPNAAKVKLFDYIEVFYNQQRMHSAIGYAAPAEFERAAA, encoded by the exons ATGACGGAAGCGAAGAAGCCGAGACGGCCCCGGCGTAGCTACACGGAGGAGTTCAAGGCCGGGGCCGTGAGGCTGGTGCTGGAGGAAGGAAAGACGACGTCTCAGGTGGCAAGGGACCTGGACTTGACGCTGTCGGCACTGAGGATGTGGGTGGACCAGGCCCGGGCGGACAAAGGCCAGGGCAAGCCAGGGGCGCTGACGAGTGCGGAGCGGCAGGAGCTCACGAAGCTGCGCAAGCAGGTGCGCGAGCTGGAAATGGAGCGGACGCTGCTAAAAAAAT TGGGTGGCCTACACCGCGAAGGAGAACGGGTGAAGTTCGAGTTCATCCGTGCGGAGCAGGCCCACTTCTCCGTCAGTTGGCTGTGCCGCATGCTGGAGGTGTCGCGTTCTGGCTTCTACGCATGGAGCCGGAGACCGAAGAGTGCGCGACAGAGGGAGGACTCCCGGCTGAAGGTGCTGGTGTATGAGGCCCACCAGAAGGGCCGCTGTACCTACGGAAGCCCGCGGATCCACCGTGCCCTGCACAACCAAGGAGTCCGCGTCGGCCGCAACCGTGTCATCCGTCTCATGCGCGAGGAGAAGTTGGTGGGCCGAATGCGTCGACGCTACCGCGGCACGACGATGAGCGACCACCAGCAGCCGGTGGCGGGCAATCTGCTCGACAGGCGGTTCACCGCGCACCGCGCGAATGAGCGCTGGGTGGGAGACACCACGGAGCTGTCCATCCCCGGAGGCAGGCTCTTCCTGGCGGCCATCATCGACCTCTATTCACGCTTCGTCGTGGGTTGGGCTCTCAGCGCGGTGAACGACAGGCACTTGACGCTCAAGGCGCTCGACATGGCGCTGCGCCGTCGATGCCCGGCCGCAGGTCTCTTGCACCACACCGACCAGGGGAGCACGTACGCGAGTGAGGACTACCAACGCGTCCTCGAGCGACACGGCATCGTCTGCAGCATGAGCCGACGCGGCAATTGCTACGACAACGCAGCCATGGAGAGTTGGTTCAGCACGCTCAAGAATGAGTTGGGAGAGGTTTTCGAGAGCCCCAATGCCGCGAAGGTAAAGCTGTTCGACTACATCGAGGTCTTCTACAACCAGCAACGCATGCACTCGGCAATCGGCTATGCTGCGCCGGCCGAGTTCGAACGGGCAGCGGCATAG
- a CDS encoding HEAT repeat domain-containing protein, with the protein MAASKILGQAKKLLEDGEAWKARDLLLKEAYGPELAPTLQDSFEALFPVQGILKKQLEGPLKQLKAKDAATRRKAASLIDKAALDEVSTELDAWLKDPRTTHELTAALADEDPKVVEKALEALGAISERYFVDFRAFPAVVRHLGSAKKEIRLHAVITAWALGGPAAVEPVVPLFQDKAEPVRAAAVLGPSSFVRERKLTAPTKKLLLDALTLALKDTSATVREQASSSLRELGDAAAIPHLRKAVAAEKNEDALDVMKLNLEYLQKGGS; encoded by the coding sequence ATGGCAGCGTCAAAGATTCTTGGGCAGGCGAAGAAGCTCCTCGAGGATGGCGAGGCATGGAAGGCGCGAGATCTTCTGCTGAAGGAAGCCTATGGCCCCGAATTGGCCCCCACTCTGCAGGACTCCTTCGAAGCGCTCTTCCCTGTCCAAGGGATCCTGAAGAAGCAACTCGAGGGGCCCCTGAAACAGCTCAAGGCCAAGGATGCGGCCACCCGGCGAAAAGCCGCATCACTCATCGACAAGGCGGCGCTGGATGAGGTCTCAACCGAACTCGATGCGTGGCTCAAGGATCCCAGAACCACCCATGAGTTGACGGCGGCCCTGGCGGATGAGGACCCCAAGGTCGTGGAGAAGGCCCTCGAAGCATTGGGTGCCATCTCGGAGCGGTACTTTGTGGACTTCCGCGCCTTCCCGGCCGTCGTGCGTCACCTTGGAAGCGCGAAGAAGGAAATCCGGCTCCACGCCGTCATCACCGCTTGGGCGCTGGGCGGTCCCGCGGCTGTCGAGCCCGTCGTCCCCCTCTTCCAAGACAAGGCCGAGCCAGTACGCGCCGCCGCGGTCCTGGGGCCCTCGTCCTTCGTCCGGGAGCGAAAGCTGACCGCGCCCACCAAGAAGCTCCTCCTGGATGCGCTGACCCTGGCGCTGAAGGACACATCAGCCACGGTCCGGGAGCAGGCTTCCAGCTCCTTGCGAGAGCTCGGAGATGCGGCGGCAATACCTCACCTGCGCAAAGCCGTGGCCGCGGAGAAAAACGAGGACGCACTGGACGTCATGAAGCTCAACCTCGAGTATTTGCAGAAAGGCGGGTCCTGA